In Nostoc sp. UHCC 0926, a single genomic region encodes these proteins:
- a CDS encoding MFS transporter, translated as MDFVQVETTSPLTLEISQITLPLTALSPTSRIPKDTIRTSLRASTTDSVLAAVYSLGTGGILLSNFLVELGASPVVFGMVSSIPMLVNLVQPLGAYLSERSTSRFQYSLRTHGIGRLLWLVLVISIAGVSWGVVNTHQLVILTLLIVLFSNLLGGLGTASWLSWIAMIVPRQLRGRYFGIRNSAASLTNLVCVPMAGLAVSHWYGGTLQGYGVILLVGIVFGIMGLGCQYFQVDMNPRSENTYYGKLPQTSEIQPEVAKDESSEVAQSIHPPQNQLADSLWKNSNFLRFLLYFSFWTFAVSLSEPFFNLYMLDRLDLDVSYVTIYNSLQAGATLLMLILWGKLADKIGNRPILICIGILVAARPLLWLGIGVNRLDIWLWLPLLHILSGGTWAAIDLCSNNIQLAIAPNKNQSIYFAIAAAVAGASGALGTTIGSFIIQFAQFGGLLGLFALSSLFRLAALVPLLFVKEPGR; from the coding sequence ATGGATTTTGTTCAGGTTGAAACAACTTCGCCACTGACTCTAGAAATTTCCCAGATTACCTTACCACTAACAGCACTCTCTCCAACCTCTCGAATTCCCAAGGATACTATTCGCACAAGTCTAAGAGCCTCCACTACAGATTCTGTCTTAGCAGCGGTTTACTCCCTTGGAACTGGCGGGATTTTACTCAGCAATTTCTTGGTGGAATTGGGTGCTAGTCCAGTGGTATTTGGGATGGTTTCCTCTATCCCCATGTTGGTCAATCTGGTTCAGCCGTTGGGTGCTTACTTGTCTGAACGCAGTACCAGCCGCTTTCAATATTCTCTTCGGACACACGGAATTGGTCGGCTGCTATGGCTAGTTCTAGTAATCAGTATCGCAGGCGTAAGCTGGGGAGTGGTTAATACTCACCAGTTAGTGATATTGACACTCTTGATTGTCCTATTTAGCAATCTTTTAGGAGGACTAGGAACGGCATCGTGGTTAAGTTGGATAGCAATGATAGTTCCCCGGCAATTGCGAGGCAGGTATTTTGGCATACGCAATAGTGCTGCTAGCCTCACGAATTTGGTTTGCGTACCAATGGCTGGTCTAGCTGTATCACATTGGTATGGTGGAACTCTGCAAGGCTATGGGGTGATTTTGCTGGTAGGCATCGTGTTTGGGATTATGGGATTAGGGTGTCAGTATTTCCAAGTGGATATGAATCCGCGCTCGGAAAACACTTATTATGGCAAGTTACCTCAAACAAGTGAGATTCAGCCAGAGGTTGCAAAAGATGAATCTTCTGAAGTCGCTCAATCAATTCATCCACCACAAAACCAATTAGCTGACAGTCTTTGGAAAAACTCTAACTTTTTAAGATTTCTGCTGTATTTCAGCTTCTGGACGTTTGCTGTGAGCCTCAGCGAGCCTTTTTTTAACCTTTACATGCTGGACAGGCTGGATTTGGATGTGAGCTATGTGACCATCTACAACAGCCTTCAGGCGGGGGCAACTTTGCTGATGCTCATCCTGTGGGGCAAATTAGCAGACAAGATAGGCAATCGTCCCATCCTCATCTGTATTGGGATTTTGGTTGCAGCCAGACCACTGCTGTGGCTGGGGATTGGTGTTAATCGCCTTGACATCTGGTTGTGGTTACCCCTGTTACACATCTTGAGTGGAGGGACTTGGGCGGCGATTGACTTGTGCAGCAACAATATACAATTGGCCATCGCACCAAATAAAAATCAGTCTATCTATTTTGCGATCGCAGCTGCCGTTGCTGGGGCGAGTGGTGC
- a CDS encoding carbohydrate ABC transporter permease, whose product MTNISGLSWLKVLLYVLLTLYAIVTLIPFLWALSASFKPLAEIVSGEPNFLPKNFTLDNYRQIFLQEPLFWRWLFNSVAIAVSVTLLNLLLNSMAGYALARLRFVGKRFWFFLILAVLAVPAQITLIPTFLILKAIGWLNSYQGMIVPSMVNATFIFMMRQFFVNFPKELEEAAQLDGLNTFGIFRHIVLPLAKPALAAQAVFVFMGSWNNFLLPIVILFDPEMFTLPLGLNTFKGQYISYWNYIMAASMVFTLPALGIYAFFNRYFIQSVTFTGGKG is encoded by the coding sequence TTGACTAACATCTCTGGCTTATCCTGGCTCAAAGTCTTGTTGTACGTCTTGCTGACACTCTATGCGATCGTCACCCTAATTCCCTTTCTCTGGGCACTTTCAGCATCATTTAAGCCACTAGCAGAGATTGTCAGTGGTGAACCCAACTTTCTGCCCAAGAATTTTACTCTTGACAACTACAGGCAAATCTTTCTCCAAGAACCGCTGTTTTGGCGCTGGTTGTTCAACAGTGTGGCGATCGCCGTCAGCGTCACTCTTTTAAACTTGTTGTTAAATTCAATGGCTGGTTATGCTTTGGCAAGACTGCGTTTTGTAGGCAAGCGCTTTTGGTTCTTCCTAATCCTGGCAGTATTGGCAGTACCAGCGCAAATCACCCTAATTCCGACATTTTTGATTTTGAAAGCGATCGGCTGGCTGAATTCTTACCAAGGCATGATTGTGCCTAGCATGGTCAATGCCACTTTTATCTTCATGATGCGGCAGTTTTTCGTTAATTTTCCTAAAGAACTAGAAGAAGCAGCCCAGCTGGATGGCTTAAATACTTTTGGAATTTTCCGACATATTGTTTTACCTTTAGCAAAACCAGCACTAGCAGCACAGGCAGTTTTTGTGTTCATGGGGAGTTGGAATAATTTTTTACTGCCCATAGTTATCCTATTTGACCCAGAAATGTTTACTCTCCCTTTGGGGCTGAACACCTTCAAAGGTCAATATATCAGCTACTGGAACTACATTATGGCAGCTTCTATGGTCTTCACCCTGCCAGCTTTAGGCATTTACGCCTTTTTTAATCGTTACTTTATTCAAAGCGTTACCTTTACCGGGGGAAAGGGTTAA
- the petJ gene encoding cytochrome c6 PetJ — MRILLLILLLAIAQFKLTFISPALAAETSNGAKIFEANCASCHIGGGNILISQKTLKKEALSKYLENYDRDSIEAIIHQVQNGKNAMPAFKSKLSPEEILEVAAYVFQNAEQGW, encoded by the coding sequence TTGAGAATACTTTTATTAATCCTACTGTTAGCGATCGCCCAATTCAAATTGACATTCATTAGTCCAGCACTAGCTGCCGAAACATCTAACGGTGCTAAAATTTTCGAGGCTAACTGCGCTTCTTGCCATATAGGTGGCGGTAACATCCTTATTAGCCAGAAAACCTTGAAAAAGGAAGCATTGTCAAAGTACCTAGAAAATTATGATCGTGACTCAATCGAGGCGATTATCCACCAAGTGCAAAATGGAAAAAATGCCATGCCTGCCTTTAAAAGCAAGTTAAGTCCTGAGGAGATTTTGGAGGTAGCTGCTTACGTTTTTCAGAATGCAGAACAAGGCTGGTAA
- the petE gene encoding plastocyanin produces MKLISASWRRLGLAVLTILLVVSSFAVFTPSASAETYQVKLGSDKGLLAFEPKKLTIKPGDTVEWVNNKVPPHNVVFDSAKNPTKSADLAKSLSHKKLLMSPGQKETTTFATDAPAGDYTFYCEPHRGAGMVGTITVQG; encoded by the coding sequence ATGAAATTGATTTCAGCAAGCTGGCGACGTCTTGGTTTAGCTGTGTTGACCATCCTTTTAGTTGTTAGCAGCTTTGCTGTTTTTACTCCCAGTGCTTCGGCTGAAACCTACCAGGTGAAATTGGGTAGCGATAAAGGATTGCTAGCATTTGAACCGAAAAAGTTGACCATTAAACCAGGCGACACAGTTGAATGGGTGAACAACAAAGTTCCCCCCCATAATGTTGTGTTTGATTCTGCCAAAAACCCCACTAAGAGCGCCGATTTAGCAAAATCTCTGTCTCATAAGAAGTTGCTCATGAGTCCTGGTCAAAAAGAAACAACCACCTTTGCAACAGACGCACCTGCTGGTGACTACACCTTCTACTGTGAACCTCACCGTGGTGCTGGCATGGTTGGTACAATCACTGTCCAAGGCTAG
- a CDS encoding ABC transporter substrate-binding protein yields the protein MAIAIAIIACHSLQLPSKPLASTAVTIKLSGWGGSPVEQKLLRQVLQDFEAQHPTIKVKYEVISDQYMDVIKTRLVGEAAPDVFYLDALEAPFLMSQNVLEPLDAYITPEFDLTDFEDTLLDSFKYQNQIYGFPKDYSTLALFYNKKAFAAASLSNPPATWEELRNYSKQLTGKINKYGFGEIPELARQAYKIKAFGGQLVDQNGYANFASAAGLQGLELVVDQYQKDHSSAQKSDVGTNSGSEMFGQSKVAMVIEGNWAIPYLTETFPQLEFATAPVPTINDKKGTMVFTVAYVMNKQAQHKAEAWELISYLTGKEGMQKWTGKGFALPTRKSVAKNLGYDQDPLRSPLVAEVDYATPWQVGKYPEAIVNNFDNQFVSALLGQQPLKQAMLKAQNEANQQIRAME from the coding sequence ATGGCGATCGCGATCGCTATCATTGCTTGTCACAGTTTACAATTACCAAGCAAACCCTTAGCGTCTACCGCAGTCACCATTAAACTTAGTGGTTGGGGAGGTTCCCCTGTTGAGCAAAAACTTTTGAGACAGGTATTACAAGACTTTGAGGCACAGCATCCAACTATTAAGGTGAAATATGAGGTAATCTCCGACCAATACATGGATGTAATCAAAACTCGTTTAGTTGGGGAAGCTGCGCCTGATGTCTTTTATCTGGATGCGCTGGAAGCTCCTTTCTTGATGAGTCAGAATGTTCTGGAACCGTTAGATGCTTACATCACTCCCGAATTTGACCTAACGGATTTTGAGGATACCCTACTCGACAGCTTCAAATACCAAAACCAGATTTACGGTTTTCCTAAAGACTATTCTACCCTTGCTCTGTTTTATAACAAAAAAGCATTCGCCGCCGCAAGCTTGAGTAATCCGCCAGCTACTTGGGAGGAATTACGTAACTACTCGAAACAATTGACAGGCAAAATTAACAAATACGGCTTTGGAGAAATTCCCGAATTGGCGCGTCAGGCTTATAAAATTAAAGCCTTTGGTGGACAACTTGTTGATCAAAATGGTTATGCTAACTTTGCCAGTGCGGCAGGTTTGCAGGGTTTAGAGTTGGTAGTAGACCAGTATCAAAAAGACCACTCCTCTGCCCAAAAATCTGATGTGGGGACAAACTCAGGTAGTGAAATGTTTGGTCAGAGTAAAGTAGCAATGGTGATTGAAGGTAACTGGGCAATTCCCTATCTAACTGAAACCTTTCCCCAACTAGAGTTTGCTACCGCACCAGTGCCTACTATTAATGACAAAAAAGGCACGATGGTCTTTACCGTTGCCTACGTGATGAACAAGCAAGCACAGCACAAAGCCGAAGCCTGGGAGTTGATTTCCTATCTCACGGGTAAAGAAGGGATGCAGAAGTGGACAGGAAAAGGGTTTGCTTTGCCAACACGTAAATCAGTTGCAAAGAATTTGGGCTACGACCAAGACCCACTGCGATCGCCATTAGTGGCGGAAGTTGATTATGCTACACCTTGGCAGGTAGGTAAATATCCAGAGGCGATCGTCAATAATTTTGATAACCAGTTTGTCAGCGCCTTACTTGGTCAACAACCATTAAAGCAGGCGATGCTGAAGGCACAGAATGAAGCTAATCAGCAAATTAGGGCGATGGAATAA
- the psbV gene encoding photosystem II cytochrome c-550 encodes MFRRLIGVVVATVLLTFGLIVGSATAVELDKATRTVPLNTQGETTVLSLKQVKEGKRLFNYACAQCHAGGVTKTNQNVGLTPDDLALATPNRNNVEGLVDYLKNPTTYDGEEEISEIHPSVKSADIFTAMRNLTDDDLEAIAGHILLQPKIVGTKWGGGKIYY; translated from the coding sequence ATGTTTAGAAGACTAATTGGCGTTGTTGTGGCTACTGTTTTACTCACGTTTGGGTTGATTGTCGGTAGCGCGACAGCAGTGGAACTGGACAAAGCTACCCGAACAGTGCCATTAAATACTCAAGGTGAAACCACCGTACTTAGCCTTAAACAAGTCAAAGAAGGCAAACGCTTATTTAATTACGCTTGCGCCCAATGTCATGCTGGGGGAGTTACCAAGACAAATCAGAACGTGGGACTTACTCCAGACGATCTGGCATTGGCAACACCCAACCGTAACAACGTTGAAGGCTTGGTGGATTACCTGAAAAATCCCACTACTTACGACGGGGAAGAAGAGATTTCCGAAATACACCCCAGTGTCAAAAGTGCAGATATTTTCACAGCAATGCGAAATCTGACGGATGATGACTTGGAGGCGATCGCCGGTCATATTCTCTTACAACCCAAAATCGTTGGCACTAAGTGGGGAGGCGGAAAAATCTATTACTAA
- a CDS encoding carbohydrate ABC transporter permease, with translation MAGYMFMMPTILVLGTFVILPILYAVFLSLQKVQLLGGIEYEFIGFRNFTRLAEDERVWIALRNTGEYVAIVVPIQTVLALILAVTLNSGIRGKNWWRILYFLPTVTSSAVLTLIFMWIYNTDGLLNDFLAFVGLPTYNWLGDPAVALKGIMIMNIWSTAPFFMVIYLAALQDIPQTLYEAAQLDGANGWQQFIHITLPLLKPVTFFVVAVGVIGTFQLFDQSYIFSGGTGGPNNATLTVVLLIYQAVFRNLQMGYAAAIAFLLAAVIIAITLIQRRLFGGERI, from the coding sequence ATGGCTGGGTATATGTTTATGATGCCTACCATTCTGGTCTTAGGAACTTTTGTAATCTTACCCATTCTCTACGCCGTTTTTCTCTCTCTGCAAAAAGTTCAACTTCTTGGCGGTATCGAGTACGAGTTCATCGGTTTTCGGAACTTTACACGATTAGCTGAAGATGAAAGGGTTTGGATTGCTTTGAGAAACACAGGAGAATATGTAGCCATTGTTGTGCCAATTCAAACAGTCCTAGCTTTAATTCTGGCGGTAACTCTGAATTCTGGGATTCGCGGTAAAAACTGGTGGCGCATCCTCTACTTTTTGCCCACAGTCACTTCTTCAGCAGTGCTGACGCTCATCTTTATGTGGATTTATAACACTGATGGGCTACTAAATGATTTTCTCGCTTTTGTGGGGCTACCTACTTATAACTGGTTGGGTGATCCAGCAGTTGCGCTCAAAGGGATTATGATCATGAACATTTGGTCAACTGCGCCGTTTTTCATGGTGATTTATCTGGCGGCGTTGCAGGATATACCCCAAACACTTTATGAGGCGGCCCAACTCGATGGCGCAAATGGGTGGCAGCAATTTATCCACATTACGCTTCCCTTGCTGAAGCCTGTAACCTTCTTTGTGGTAGCAGTGGGGGTGATTGGGACTTTTCAACTTTTTGACCAGTCTTACATCTTTTCTGGCGGTACTGGCGGGCCAAACAACGCTACCTTAACTGTGGTGCTGCTAATTTACCAAGCTGTGTTTCGGAATTTACAAATGGGATATGCAGCTGCGATCGCATTTTTATTAGCAGCAGTGATTATTGCCATCACTTTGATTCAGCGGCGACTTTTTGGAGGCGAACGGATTTGA